One window of the Chitinophaga niabensis genome contains the following:
- a CDS encoding M1 family metallopeptidase, with the protein MSKSLFPAFLCLLATSTAWAQPDRWQQRVKYKMDVQMDVKTNRLTGKQRLEYTNNSPDTLFRVFYHLQWNAFQPNSMMDVRSRELGKSPIGKDAKGNDKYDWDSRVTDRISKLQPDEIGYQKVISLKRDGRQQVYRTEETVLVVDLDKPILPKSSTVFDMEFEAQVPIQIRRSGRNNKEGIDYSMAQWYPKLCEYDAEGWHPTPYIAREFYGVWGDFEVNITMDKKYVIAATGYLQNPNNIGYGYEAKGVKVTQPAGNTLTWKFLAPNVFDFVWAADRDYKHITKEIDGFTAHFFYQENDTTRQTWPQLVEMIPAAYAYIKKHYGAYGYKQYSFIQGGDGGMEYPMATLIMGNGKMRGLYGVAIHEWMHSWYQCMLGTNESLYPWMDEGFTTFAENNVIGNTLDSLKGRWHQSESYRSYFNLVSSPFEEPMSTHSDHYNTNYGYSTSAYSKGAVFLEQLGYVIGAANRDAGLLRYYKDWRFKHPNSRDFIRVMEKESGIQLDWYLQYFVNSTKHIDYALDSIYEVNGKATIRLRRVEEFPMPIDLQVEYADGRKEMHYIPLTLMFANKPNEDPVIRQVVHDGWRWTHPTYTFTLDVPLGQLKSLEIDPSQRMADIERRNNKAVAR; encoded by the coding sequence ATGAGTAAATCATTATTTCCGGCGTTTTTATGCTTACTCGCCACTTCCACAGCCTGGGCACAACCAGACCGCTGGCAGCAAAGGGTGAAGTATAAAATGGACGTACAGATGGATGTAAAGACCAACCGCCTTACCGGAAAACAACGACTGGAGTACACGAATAATTCACCGGACACTTTGTTCCGGGTATTCTACCATTTACAATGGAATGCTTTTCAACCCAACAGCATGATGGATGTGCGTAGCAGGGAGCTGGGGAAAAGCCCTATAGGCAAAGATGCCAAGGGAAACGATAAATACGACTGGGACTCCAGGGTAACAGACCGTATCTCCAAACTGCAGCCGGATGAGATCGGCTACCAGAAAGTGATCTCCCTCAAACGCGATGGACGCCAACAGGTATACCGCACGGAAGAAACCGTCCTGGTGGTAGACCTGGATAAACCCATCCTGCCCAAAAGCAGTACAGTGTTTGACATGGAATTTGAAGCACAGGTACCCATACAGATCCGCCGCAGCGGCCGGAACAACAAAGAAGGGATCGACTATTCCATGGCGCAGTGGTATCCTAAATTATGCGAGTACGATGCAGAAGGATGGCACCCTACTCCCTACATTGCCCGTGAATTCTACGGTGTTTGGGGGGACTTTGAGGTGAACATCACCATGGATAAGAAATATGTAATTGCAGCTACAGGATATCTCCAGAACCCGAACAACATTGGCTACGGTTATGAAGCAAAAGGTGTGAAAGTAACACAGCCCGCAGGCAATACACTCACCTGGAAGTTCCTGGCCCCGAATGTATTTGATTTCGTGTGGGCCGCAGACCGTGACTATAAACACATCACCAAAGAAATAGATGGTTTCACCGCACATTTCTTCTACCAGGAAAATGATACCACGCGCCAGACCTGGCCGCAGCTGGTTGAAATGATCCCTGCTGCATATGCTTACATTAAAAAACACTACGGCGCTTACGGCTATAAACAATACTCCTTTATCCAGGGTGGAGATGGTGGTATGGAATATCCCATGGCCACACTGATCATGGGTAACGGTAAAATGAGAGGCCTTTACGGCGTGGCTATCCATGAATGGATGCACAGCTGGTACCAGTGTATGCTGGGCACCAACGAAAGCCTCTACCCCTGGATGGACGAAGGGTTTACCACATTCGCAGAAAACAACGTGATCGGTAATACGCTGGATTCCCTCAAAGGCCGCTGGCATCAATCGGAATCTTACCGCAGTTATTTTAACCTGGTGAGCAGCCCTTTTGAAGAACCCATGAGCACCCACTCCGATCATTACAATACCAATTATGGTTACAGCACTTCCGCTTATTCCAAGGGCGCTGTGTTCCTGGAACAACTGGGATATGTGATCGGCGCCGCTAACCGGGATGCAGGGCTTTTACGCTACTATAAGGACTGGCGTTTCAAACATCCCAACTCCCGTGATTTTATCCGGGTGATGGAAAAGGAAAGCGGTATTCAGTTGGACTGGTACCTGCAATACTTTGTGAACAGCACCAAACATATCGATTATGCGCTGGACAGCATTTACGAAGTGAACGGCAAAGCCACTATACGCCTCCGCCGCGTAGAGGAATTCCCCATGCCCATTGATCTGCAGGTGGAATATGCAGATGGCAGGAAGGAAATGCACTATATCCCTTTAACCCTGATGTTTGCCAACAAGCCCAATGAAGACCCTGTTATCAGGCAGGTAGTACATGACGGCTGGAGATGGACGCATCCTACCTATACTTTTACGCTGGATGTACCGCTGGGCCAGTTGAAAAGCCTGGAGATAGATCCCAGCCAGCGGATGGCGGATATAGAACGAAGGAATAACAAAGCAGTTGCCAGATAA
- a CDS encoding DUF4157 domain-containing protein — protein sequence MNYRTRICRQQSTTPLQQQEAPQTFFAPVVQAKEKENGNQAGEGFEEALANGGSGDSLPAHTRGFMESRMGGDFSNVRVHHDAKAAQLSSHIQAKAFTHQNDIYFNKGEYAPESASGQHLLSHELTHVMQQRSGNVQRSIQRAEYATYISTNTEDGKEFINGAEGYFKNWGYPNVKKVDTVEDILLDLAKSKTNIDKFRIVAHANPTGLKLGMMKDLSPGGFGKSHAELNTKQAFNNLVAPAVLMDDATFASWTTTLLGDPAVQPILAGLGITAVPGVSSNAGLMLRGVLEGVFMDIAVSDTGGPVTFKNKALLDKFNNLRRNSYSEALTTGMDVKATATFKKNLAALPAAAVTALAAKKTTVKFTQSEADNLGEGLKNDAGTDLVDEIKVGIREGSGKGSFLKNLESGRKPITSATHLEIRGCNVGKDKNVLESFRSFFGSAGNQPMVTAPDLFEYFFALTFQNFTGSPADTKSMQDLWANDAQFGKDYNFYNRLRKKDLIKVASNADTKLDQVITRYSLSLSAAEIKQLNPEMKDPDNLSLGQEIWLKARQIPVDAGVTTMDDFCTKHFNGTGMKADILKNNPGIKDPDKLTAGQIIEVAPAALSAKTGYISAEITQADYEKDIRGGKAHMFLSGNKPKIIMDNDKYPSAFANWLVAQNYGIKKETAAELEKKLKGEAYLRSRYLNMLSHSFPDPVDPILPDDPRYAGHIKKAP from the coding sequence ATGAATTACAGAACACGCATTTGCAGGCAACAAAGCACAACACCTCTCCAGCAACAGGAAGCGCCGCAGACTTTTTTTGCGCCCGTAGTACAGGCAAAGGAAAAAGAAAATGGCAACCAGGCCGGAGAAGGTTTTGAAGAAGCATTGGCAAACGGCGGCAGTGGAGATAGTTTGCCTGCACATACCCGTGGTTTTATGGAAAGCAGAATGGGGGGAGACTTTAGTAATGTACGTGTTCATCATGATGCGAAGGCTGCACAATTGAGCAGCCACATCCAGGCAAAAGCATTCACCCATCAGAATGATATTTATTTTAATAAAGGCGAATATGCACCGGAATCTGCAAGCGGGCAGCACCTGCTGTCCCATGAACTGACGCATGTGATGCAGCAGCGTTCCGGCAACGTGCAGCGCAGTATTCAGCGTGCGGAATACGCCACTTATATTTCCACGAACACAGAGGATGGAAAAGAATTTATCAATGGAGCAGAGGGCTACTTTAAGAATTGGGGCTACCCCAATGTCAAAAAAGTAGATACCGTGGAAGACATATTACTGGACCTTGCAAAAAGTAAAACCAATATCGACAAGTTCCGTATTGTGGCCCATGCGAACCCAACGGGTTTGAAATTGGGAATGATGAAAGACCTGTCTCCCGGCGGGTTCGGTAAATCGCATGCGGAACTTAATACCAAACAGGCGTTTAATAATCTGGTAGCTCCGGCAGTATTGATGGATGACGCTACTTTTGCGAGCTGGACTACCACATTGTTGGGAGACCCTGCCGTACAGCCTATATTAGCAGGGCTGGGGATCACCGCTGTACCTGGCGTCAGTTCAAATGCAGGGTTGATGTTGCGTGGTGTGCTGGAAGGTGTTTTTATGGATATTGCGGTGTCGGATACTGGTGGTCCCGTTACATTCAAGAACAAGGCCCTGTTGGACAAATTCAATAACCTCCGGAGGAACAGTTATTCGGAAGCACTTACAACAGGTATGGATGTGAAAGCTACGGCTACATTTAAGAAAAACCTGGCAGCATTGCCGGCAGCAGCTGTTACTGCACTGGCTGCTAAAAAAACAACTGTAAAATTTACCCAATCGGAAGCGGATAACCTGGGCGAAGGACTGAAAAATGATGCCGGGACTGATTTGGTGGATGAAATCAAAGTAGGGATCCGGGAAGGTTCCGGCAAAGGATCTTTTTTGAAGAACCTGGAGAGTGGCCGTAAGCCCATTACCAGCGCAACACATCTGGAAATCCGCGGATGTAATGTAGGAAAGGATAAAAATGTGCTGGAAAGCTTCAGGAGTTTCTTCGGTTCTGCAGGAAACCAGCCCATGGTGACTGCGCCGGACCTGTTTGAATATTTCTTCGCGCTTACTTTTCAAAACTTCACCGGAAGCCCTGCAGATACCAAATCAATGCAGGACCTGTGGGCGAATGACGCACAATTCGGCAAAGATTACAACTTCTACAACCGGTTACGAAAGAAGGACCTGATCAAGGTAGCCAGCAATGCGGATACGAAGTTGGATCAGGTGATCACCCGTTACAGCCTTTCACTTTCTGCCGCCGAAATAAAGCAGTTGAATCCGGAAATGAAAGACCCTGATAATTTGAGCCTCGGTCAGGAAATCTGGTTGAAGGCACGCCAGATACCGGTGGATGCAGGTGTTACCACCATGGATGATTTTTGTACCAAACATTTTAATGGTACAGGGATGAAGGCAGACATTCTCAAGAATAATCCGGGTATCAAAGATCCCGATAAGCTGACGGCAGGACAGATCATCGAAGTAGCTCCGGCAGCACTCTCTGCCAAAACCGGTTACATCTCCGCGGAAATCACGCAGGCTGATTACGAAAAAGATATTCGTGGCGGGAAAGCGCATATGTTCCTGAGTGGGAACAAACCCAAGATCATCATGGATAATGACAAGTATCCTTCGGCTTTCGCCAACTGGCTGGTTGCGCAGAACTATGGCATTAAAAAGGAAACCGCCGCAGAACTGGAGAAAAAGCTCAAGGGAGAAGCGTATTTAAGAAGCCGTTATCTCAATATGTTGTCACATAGTTTCCCTGATCCGGTTGATCCCATACTTCCTGATGATCCGCGGTATGCCGGCCATATTAAGAAAGCGCCTTAA
- a CDS encoding ATP-binding protein, with the protein MNQATDTTFATDNQANGLMDNYLISGLDYLQHYVRGRLKMHFTGAEPTPITLGLPNELDGSAFARFVRHARPSTAETILLLSALAPHIVSGFFDGIIHEFLTQGGEFPEFGGVKGQNHRGTLPTGETVMFLLAGSDAKARLALLPLFSEDSFLFREKILSLEAMRNGEPALSGRLLLDAEFAEVFTTGKVGLPQLSMNFPAEHISTQMEWDDLVLPEGVWQQIRELESWVKHHDTLMRGWGMGRKLKPGYRVLFYGPPGTGKTLTSTLLGKYTGREVFRIDLSMVISKYIGETEKNLATLFDKAEHKNWILFFDEADAIFGKRTGVRDAHDKYANQEVSYLLQRIEMHSGLTILASNFKSNMDDAFIRRFNSIVYFPPPRQEERLLLLQKAFPPEISMEENVDLRGIAASYELTGSHIMNVVQYVCLAALEKGVYTVSNNDIIRGVKRELEKEGK; encoded by the coding sequence ATGAATCAGGCAACCGATACAACATTCGCAACAGATAACCAGGCTAACGGCCTGATGGATAATTACCTCATCAGCGGACTGGACTATCTGCAACATTATGTACGAGGCAGATTGAAGATGCATTTCACCGGTGCCGAACCTACGCCGATTACGCTGGGCCTGCCCAATGAGCTGGATGGATCGGCATTTGCACGATTCGTGCGGCATGCGCGGCCATCTACAGCTGAAACAATATTGCTGCTGAGCGCACTGGCTCCGCACATCGTTTCCGGGTTCTTTGATGGTATCATCCATGAGTTCCTGACGCAGGGCGGAGAATTTCCCGAGTTCGGCGGTGTAAAAGGCCAGAACCACCGGGGTACATTGCCAACGGGAGAAACCGTCATGTTCCTGCTGGCAGGATCTGATGCTAAAGCAAGGCTGGCATTATTACCGCTCTTCAGTGAGGATAGTTTTTTATTCCGGGAGAAAATACTTTCTCTTGAAGCCATGCGTAATGGTGAACCTGCTCTGAGCGGGCGCCTGCTGTTGGATGCAGAGTTTGCCGAAGTGTTCACGACAGGAAAAGTAGGATTGCCGCAACTGTCCATGAACTTCCCGGCAGAACATATCTCCACACAAATGGAATGGGATGACCTGGTATTGCCGGAAGGTGTGTGGCAACAGATCCGCGAACTGGAAAGCTGGGTTAAACATCATGATACTTTAATGCGCGGATGGGGGATGGGCAGAAAGCTGAAACCCGGTTACCGCGTGTTGTTCTATGGTCCTCCAGGTACCGGTAAAACACTCACTTCCACATTGCTCGGCAAATATACCGGAAGGGAAGTATTCAGGATCGATCTGTCCATGGTTATTTCCAAATACATTGGAGAAACGGAAAAGAACCTGGCCACGCTTTTCGATAAAGCGGAACATAAAAACTGGATCCTCTTTTTTGACGAAGCAGATGCCATTTTCGGGAAACGGACAGGGGTGAGGGACGCGCATGATAAATATGCCAACCAGGAAGTTTCTTATCTGTTGCAGCGGATAGAAATGCATTCCGGGCTGACCATTCTGGCATCTAATTTCAAAAGTAATATGGATGATGCATTTATCCGGCGCTTCAACTCCATCGTTTATTTCCCACCACCACGGCAGGAAGAAAGGTTGCTGTTGCTACAGAAAGCTTTCCCGCCGGAGATCTCCATGGAAGAAAATGTGGACCTTCGGGGCATCGCTGCCAGTTACGAACTGACCGGTTCACATATCATGAATGTGGTACAGTACGTTTGCCTGGCTGCCCTTGAAAAAGGGGTGTACACGGTATCTAATAATGACATTATCCGCGGTGTGAAGAGAGAGCTGGAAAAAGAAGGAAAATAA
- a CDS encoding patatin-like phospholipase family protein has protein sequence MPKTALVISGGGSKGAFAVGVLKYMAATPKITFDTICGTSTGSLIAPMAALGEINLLEKLYTTHITSDVITTGNVINRFASKDSYSLFDAQPLATLIKNTFTDAHYDALLKSKKEVYLTTVCLQSGRIVYFTNSDLPMTSSDYDVIRVQNSSELRRAMFASSCQPVFMPPYQVIEKERWQYVDGGLREYAPIELAIDNGATEVYAILLTPETPEVDDHHFKSPFEILQQTLDWFTMDVAINDLKMPKYVNRSLQYIKAVKAKMKEAGLKPKEIEAFFDIPFDNPFLGKTDLKLHVIRPEKPLGGGPGGLTFEPAAMKKMVAYGEEIARNYFEGL, from the coding sequence ATGCCCAAAACTGCATTGGTGATCAGCGGCGGTGGCTCTAAAGGAGCATTTGCCGTAGGCGTGCTGAAATACATGGCCGCTACACCCAAAATAACCTTCGATACTATCTGTGGAACCAGCACCGGCTCCTTAATTGCGCCCATGGCTGCATTAGGAGAGATCAACCTGCTGGAAAAACTCTACACCACTCATATTACCAGCGATGTGATCACTACCGGCAATGTGATCAACCGCTTTGCCAGCAAAGATTCCTATTCGCTCTTTGATGCACAACCCTTAGCTACGCTCATTAAAAACACTTTCACAGATGCACATTATGATGCGTTGCTGAAAAGTAAAAAAGAAGTATACCTCACTACGGTATGCCTGCAATCCGGCAGGATAGTGTATTTCACGAACAGTGATCTGCCCATGACCTCTTCTGATTATGATGTGATCCGCGTGCAGAACAGTAGTGAATTACGCCGTGCCATGTTTGCTTCCTCCTGCCAGCCTGTTTTTATGCCGCCTTACCAGGTGATTGAAAAGGAAAGATGGCAGTATGTGGATGGTGGCCTGCGGGAATATGCCCCTATTGAACTGGCTATTGATAATGGCGCTACGGAAGTATATGCCATCCTGCTTACACCGGAAACACCGGAAGTAGATGATCATCATTTTAAAAGCCCGTTCGAGATACTGCAGCAAACACTGGATTGGTTCACCATGGATGTGGCCATTAACGACCTGAAAATGCCAAAGTATGTGAACAGAAGCCTGCAGTATATCAAGGCCGTGAAAGCAAAAATGAAGGAAGCCGGATTGAAGCCAAAAGAGATCGAAGCCTTCTTTGATATTCCCTTTGATAATCCCTTCCTGGGGAAAACAGACCTGAAATTGCATGTTATCCGGCCGGAGAAACCCTTAGGCGGTGGCCCGGGCGGACTGACATTTGAACCGGCGGCTATGAAGAAAATGGTAGCTTATGGGGAGGAAATTGCCCGGAATTACTTTGAGGGGCTTTAG
- a CDS encoding chitosanase, whose translation MITPVIKTKIMQIVNVFETGTPEGEYDLIAIFPDGRNNSRQITYGRSQTTEQGNLRNLLERYVSLNGVFAADFQVFLPKVGSVPLVDNKAFKELLKKSAREDPIMHQAQDETFEILYFQPALHFFNGEQFALPLSLLVIYDSYIHSGSIPGFLRTRFSERTPLRGGDEKGWIAAYTNARKHWLATHSKKVLRPTVYRANCFLNEMKRGNWMLDQPVTTQGKTIV comes from the coding sequence ATGATCACTCCAGTTATAAAAACCAAGATCATGCAGATCGTGAACGTATTCGAAACCGGTACGCCGGAAGGGGAGTACGACCTGATTGCAATATTTCCTGACGGCAGGAATAACAGCCGCCAGATCACATATGGGAGAAGCCAGACCACGGAGCAGGGGAATCTGCGCAATTTGCTGGAACGGTATGTATCCCTGAATGGTGTTTTTGCTGCGGACTTCCAGGTGTTTCTGCCGAAAGTGGGTAGTGTTCCATTGGTAGATAACAAAGCATTTAAAGAACTGCTGAAAAAAAGCGCGCGGGAAGATCCTATTATGCACCAGGCTCAGGATGAAACATTCGAGATCCTCTATTTTCAACCAGCCCTGCATTTTTTTAATGGGGAACAGTTTGCGCTGCCATTAAGTTTACTCGTGATCTATGACAGTTATATCCATTCCGGAAGTATTCCCGGTTTTCTGCGCACCCGTTTTTCTGAACGCACCCCTTTGCGTGGCGGAGATGAAAAGGGCTGGATCGCTGCGTATACAAATGCCAGGAAACATTGGCTGGCAACACATTCCAAAAAAGTACTGCGGCCTACTGTTTACCGCGCTAATTGTTTTCTGAATGAAATGAAACGCGGGAACTGGATGCTGGATCAACCGGTGACCACACAAGGAAAAACTATCGTTTAA
- a CDS encoding DUF4157 domain-containing protein, producing MQTNAQTGTTGHTTHVQHPTAPAFTQEAGSGSFFDSEGRSSFFGGLPVQAKLSISPPDDPQEREADMVADTVMRMPEAGSSGIPFSAAPAVAVQRKCAHCDAEEKLQREEESSEEELPLQRKCAHCEEEEKLQPKTNGLLQRKCSQCEEEGKLQRSPYSGASLDSPVVQRKCDDCFIPAPSKEELDDDKEPADEQAKDSDSGESVGEEETVSPKAEAGGPSPATSTFESDLHATKGSGQPMAPDVRENMESRFGQDFSDVRIHNNSRAASMSSSINAQAFTHGPDIYFNQNKYDGGSPVGQRLLAHELTHVVQQTGSSPVQPKIQRAEETKIGNWAHSWIQEGLRGNDKDLITEAGVPGATRFGMKINNAGYADFYKADGHVVSAVQAEIRGAGGDVKDVQYSYKRFMQSGKKAAEMKQNAGKIARGPKLDKNNKWDWSPNFPANFWVGELKPLFFADFPLSKELVGTGVNQKSYYKEGFPKFVEQVHKDIGSPAPPTISGHYLDLEPLIPDAINYKKFDTEHLKTGKGAILKKNTGQRCWVYNVGDGLMVYFLIKDIDPKKDVSVAIADQRKAIDPVLKALHEKKPKMSGLDAKRISNAAPAVPLIQSKAGNRVQKKDNEWDVKAKDWEKKRKDWVNSTAKPKKFLKEKAKGLLKKAKVDKELKLTPPKPMADQIKDVQSIKLWSSYKGRIYGALRFRFGKTLDKLEAMFNKIKERFKKHRDKMSSGVKSKGLFDGWKKEAVNLIVKLGIDIFKKMIGIAFQGFVNCINSIIDSAVGKLEKALDESKEEVLKEIEPECCQFMSFRDKLDEEVKKHEKLIEQFSDAVDTINSWREILDKVEIAVRVGVQVISCGTPPALGCLWGLVAQIGMSAALKLLTRTEYFENNIAKPAAQALMDAIVGDKLHNLMIDLLATTPLKPYMVDIACKRKEKVVGGSGGGMGAIGKGLENINPNDPAIVKIRKEWEAEYKDQMMGDLQQVFEVSKGKMSEEDMQKMVEALKKANKTPDELRKMVEAGRNAKTGKINLLKALENVESGKVPEEKPKEDKPAGEKPKEDKPKGSGDQKGAGEQKDGDKKGGGTEERKIDYDNATRNNAWYESLLGWTPFFFVKKPGLKADSREFADAVYDMQKAVGAHADGIAGAATTMAFYNKNGIKKDNIFEKAEKTLEKEAIDKAEQKVWDAPWPSRAQLTADLTGYDWSSIDTDSGKFTKIDGRAMILLKLESNARVGAYIKFIETEIKGEKVNKWLAIGEFHNLDEIKEGDGWQIVLSPKDKSKTDIAAATAIFIMNKTAKGSFFQWKQQFYGIPIRFE from the coding sequence TTGCAGACAAACGCACAAACAGGAACAACCGGGCATACCACACATGTGCAACACCCGACTGCACCGGCCTTCACGCAGGAAGCCGGGTCAGGTTCTTTTTTCGACAGTGAAGGCAGATCATCCTTCTTCGGTGGATTGCCTGTGCAGGCGAAATTGAGTATCAGTCCACCCGATGACCCGCAGGAAAGAGAAGCGGATATGGTCGCAGATACAGTAATGCGGATGCCGGAAGCGGGATCATCAGGAATACCTTTTTCCGCAGCCCCTGCTGTGGCTGTTCAGCGGAAATGTGCGCATTGCGATGCCGAGGAAAAATTACAGCGGGAAGAAGAAAGCAGCGAAGAGGAGCTGCCGTTACAGCGGAAATGTGCGCACTGTGAAGAAGAGGAAAAACTCCAGCCGAAAACCAATGGTTTGTTGCAACGTAAATGCAGTCAGTGCGAGGAGGAGGGGAAATTGCAACGTTCGCCATACAGCGGTGCTTCCCTTGATTCGCCGGTGGTACAACGCAAATGCGATGATTGTTTTATTCCAGCCCCTTCCAAAGAAGAGTTGGATGATGATAAGGAACCGGCAGATGAACAGGCGAAAGACAGTGATAGTGGTGAATCAGTGGGAGAAGAAGAAACCGTAAGCCCTAAAGCAGAAGCCGGTGGACCATCGCCAGCCACCAGCACTTTTGAATCAGATCTGCACGCCACAAAAGGAAGCGGGCAGCCCATGGCCCCAGACGTGAGGGAAAATATGGAAAGCCGGTTCGGGCAGGATTTCAGTGACGTGCGTATTCACAATAACAGCCGGGCCGCTTCCATGAGCAGTTCTATTAATGCCCAGGCCTTTACGCACGGGCCAGACATCTACTTCAATCAGAATAAATATGATGGGGGTTCGCCTGTGGGGCAAAGACTTCTGGCCCATGAACTGACGCATGTGGTACAACAGACAGGCAGTTCCCCTGTTCAGCCAAAGATCCAGCGGGCGGAAGAAACAAAGATCGGTAACTGGGCGCACAGCTGGATCCAGGAAGGGCTTCGGGGCAATGATAAAGACCTGATCACAGAAGCCGGCGTGCCTGGTGCTACGCGCTTCGGGATGAAGATCAATAATGCAGGGTATGCCGACTTTTATAAAGCAGACGGACATGTTGTTTCCGCTGTACAGGCTGAAATACGCGGTGCCGGGGGAGATGTGAAAGACGTGCAGTATTCCTACAAACGGTTCATGCAGAGTGGTAAGAAGGCCGCAGAGATGAAACAGAATGCCGGTAAGATCGCACGTGGGCCTAAGCTTGACAAAAACAATAAGTGGGATTGGAGCCCGAACTTCCCGGCTAATTTCTGGGTGGGTGAATTGAAACCACTTTTCTTTGCTGACTTCCCATTATCAAAAGAATTAGTCGGCACCGGTGTTAACCAGAAAAGTTATTATAAAGAGGGCTTCCCGAAATTTGTGGAGCAGGTGCATAAAGATATCGGTTCACCCGCACCGCCTACTATTTCCGGGCATTACCTGGACCTGGAGCCCTTGATCCCGGACGCCATCAACTACAAAAAATTTGATACCGAACATCTGAAAACTGGGAAGGGCGCCATTCTGAAAAAGAATACCGGACAACGGTGCTGGGTGTACAATGTAGGAGATGGATTAATGGTGTACTTCCTGATCAAGGATATTGACCCAAAAAAAGATGTCTCCGTTGCAATTGCTGACCAGCGTAAGGCAATAGACCCGGTATTAAAAGCATTGCACGAGAAGAAGCCCAAAATGTCAGGGCTGGATGCCAAGCGCATCAGTAATGCAGCGCCGGCAGTTCCGTTGATCCAGAGTAAGGCGGGGAACAGGGTGCAGAAAAAAGATAATGAATGGGATGTAAAGGCCAAAGATTGGGAAAAGAAACGGAAGGACTGGGTGAATAGCACGGCCAAGCCCAAGAAGTTCCTGAAAGAAAAAGCGAAGGGGCTGCTCAAAAAAGCCAAGGTAGATAAAGAACTGAAGCTGACGCCACCGAAACCAATGGCAGATCAGATCAAAGATGTGCAGAGCATCAAGCTATGGAGCAGTTATAAAGGCCGGATCTACGGTGCTTTGCGCTTCCGTTTCGGCAAAACGCTGGACAAGCTCGAAGCAATGTTCAACAAGATCAAGGAAAGGTTTAAGAAACACCGGGATAAGATGAGTAGCGGTGTTAAGTCAAAAGGGCTGTTTGATGGCTGGAAGAAAGAGGCCGTTAACCTCATTGTGAAGCTGGGCATAGATATCTTCAAAAAGATGATCGGTATTGCATTCCAGGGGTTTGTGAACTGCATCAACTCGATCATTGACAGTGCAGTAGGCAAGCTGGAAAAAGCATTGGATGAAAGTAAGGAAGAAGTACTGAAGGAAATTGAACCTGAATGTTGCCAGTTCATGTCGTTCCGCGATAAGCTGGATGAAGAAGTGAAGAAACATGAAAAACTGATTGAACAATTCTCTGATGCGGTGGATACGATCAACAGCTGGCGGGAAATACTGGATAAAGTGGAGATTGCCGTACGCGTGGGTGTGCAGGTCATTTCCTGCGGTACACCGCCGGCATTGGGTTGTTTGTGGGGGCTGGTAGCGCAAATAGGGATGTCTGCCGCACTCAAGTTATTGACCCGCACGGAATATTTTGAAAATAACATAGCAAAACCTGCAGCGCAGGCGCTGATGGATGCTATTGTGGGTGACAAGCTGCATAACCTGATGATAGACTTGTTAGCAACAACCCCACTGAAACCATATATGGTGGACATTGCCTGCAAACGTAAAGAGAAAGTGGTCGGCGGCAGTGGCGGAGGGATGGGCGCCATCGGCAAAGGTCTTGAAAATATCAATCCCAATGACCCTGCTATCGTGAAGATCAGGAAAGAATGGGAAGCTGAGTATAAAGACCAGATGATGGGTGATCTGCAACAGGTGTTTGAAGTGAGTAAAGGAAAAATGTCTGAGGAAGACATGCAGAAAATGGTGGAAGCGCTGAAGAAAGCCAACAAAACACCGGATGAATTGAGGAAGATGGTGGAAGCAGGGCGGAATGCAAAAACCGGCAAGATCAACCTGTTAAAGGCACTGGAAAATGTGGAAAGTGGCAAGGTGCCGGAAGAAAAACCGAAAGAGGATAAGCCGGCAGGAGAAAAACCGAAAGAAGACAAACCTAAGGGCTCAGGTGATCAAAAGGGCGCAGGTGAACAAAAGGATGGTGATAAAAAAGGCGGGGGAACAGAAGAACGTAAAATTGATTATGATAATGCAACCCGTAACAACGCATGGTATGAAAGCCTGCTTGGCTGGACGCCTTTCTTCTTTGTGAAGAAGCCCGGCCTGAAAGCCGACTCCAGAGAATTTGCGGATGCTGTTTATGATATGCAGAAAGCCGTTGGTGCGCATGCGGACGGGATTGCGGGTGCGGCTACCACCATGGCCTTCTATAATAAGAATGGCATTAAAAAGGATAACATATTTGAAAAGGCGGAAAAGACCCTGGAAAAAGAAGCGATCGACAAGGCAGAACAAAAAGTATGGGATGCCCCCTGGCCAAGCAGAGCACAATTAACAGCAGACCTTACTGGCTATGATTGGAGCAGTATAGATACGGACAGCGGCAAGTTCACGAAGATAGACGGGCGCGCCATGATACTTCTGAAGCTGGAAAGCAATGCTAGGGTAGGCGCTTATATCAAGTTCATCGAAACTGAAATAAAAGGAGAAAAAGTAAATAAATGGCTGGCCATCGGAGAATTCCATAACCTGGATGAGATTAAGGAAGGGGATGGCTGGCAAATTGTACTCTCGCCTAAAGACAAGAGCAAAACCGATATTGCTGCGGCAACAGCTATCTTTATTATGAATAAAACCGCGAAGGGCTCTTTCTTCCAATGGAAACAACAATTCTATGGTATACCGATCCGTTTTGAATAA